A window of Malania oleifera isolate guangnan ecotype guangnan chromosome 5, ASM2987363v1, whole genome shotgun sequence contains these coding sequences:
- the LOC131155797 gene encoding uncharacterized protein LOC131155797: MGASMGRRYCVFTFILIANGFAFLSEGKTYTSAVGDPGMRRDGLRVGFEAWNFCNEVGSEAPGMGSPRAADCFDISGGSLEHKVTENDNRLGVGNLFPGLKPVAAHNPDLYAVEKELYLGSLCEVSDKPNPWQFWMVMLKNGNFDSKLGLCPKNGMKVPPFSAGNFPCPKVGCMNQPALYHDRTNFSDIDRLRGAFYGTYDLGSPISRSGVGNNSFYEVVWEKNVGTGSWVFTHKLKTSRTYPWLMLYLRADATKGYSGGYHYDTRGMLKSLPESPNFMVKLTLDVKRGGGPKSQFYLIDMGSCWKNDGSPCDGDVLTDVTRYSEMIINPDTPAWCSPSGLANCPPYHITPNNTKIHRNDTANFPYGAYHYYCAPGNAQHLEQPYSICDPYSNPQAQELVQLLPHPIWAEYGYPTEKGHGWIGDPRTWQLNVGGLSSRLYFYQDPGTRPAKRIWTSLDVGTEVFVSDKDEVAEWTLSDFNVLLTS; encoded by the exons ATGGGAGCTTCAATGGGGAGGAGGTACTGTGTTTTCACGTTTATTCTCATTGCGAATGGCTTTGCATTTCTGAGTGAAGGGAAAACGTATACCTCAGCGGTGGGTGACCCAGGAATGAGAAGGGATGGATTGAGAGTGGGCTTCGAAGCGTGGAACTTCTGCAATGAAGTTGGCAGTGAAGCTCCTGGAATGGGGAGCCCCAGAGCGGCCGATTGTTTTGATATCTCAG GTGGTTCTCTGGAACACAAAGTGACAGAGAATGATAATAGACTTGGGGTGGGAAACCTATTTCCGGGTTTGAAACCAGTTGCTGCACACAACCCAGACCTGTATGCAGTAGAGAAGGAGCTGTATCTGGGTTCTCTGTGTGAAGTTTCAGACAAACCAAATCCATGGCAGTTTTGGATGGTTATGCTGAAAAATGGCAATTTTGATTCAAAACTTGGCTTGTGCCCTAAGAATGGGATGAAGGTTCCACCTTTTAGTGCAGGAAATTTTCCCTGCCCTAAAGTGGGATGTATGAATCAACCAGCCCTGTATCATGATAGGACAAATTTCTCAGATATTGATAGATTGAGAGGTGCTTTTTATGGAACTTATGATTTGGGATCTCCCATTTCTAGGTCTGGGGTTGGTAATAATTCTTTCTATGAGGTGGTTTGGGAGAAAAATGTTGGAACTGGGAGTTGGGTTTTTACTCACAAGCTCAAAACTTCTAGGACTTACCCATGGCTCATGCTGTACCTCAGGGCTGATGCAACCAAAGGGTACTCTGGAGGGTACCACTATGACACCAGAGGAATGCTCAAATCT CTTCCAGAATCGCCCAACTTCATGGTCAAATTGACTCTGGATGTGAAGAGAGGCGGAGGACCCAAGAGCCAGTTCTACCTGATTGATATGGGGAGCTGTTGGAAGAATGATGGCTCCCCGTGTGATGGAGACGTGCTCACCGATGTAACCCGATACAGTGAGATGATCATCAACCCGGACACTCCTGCTTGGTGCAGCCCCTCAGGCCTCGCTAACTGTCCACCATACCATATCACTCCAAACAACACAAAGATACACAGAAATGATACTGCAAACTTCCCATATGGAGCCTATCACTATTACTGTGCTCCCGGGAATGCCCAACACTTGGAGCAGCCTTACAGCATTTGTGATCCCTACAGCAACCCTCAGGCACAAGAGCTGGTGCAGTTGCTGCCTCACCCCATATGGGCTGAGTATGGATACCCTACCGAGAAAGGACACGGTTGGATTGGGGACCCTAGAACATGGCAGCTCAATGTTGGGGGGCTTTCAAGTAGACTTTACTTCTATCAG GATCCCGGTACTCGTCCAGCTAAAAGAATATGGACATCTCTTGATGTGGGAACCGAAGTTTTTGTTAGCGACAAAGACGAAGTGGCAGAGTGGACTCTCAGCGACTTCAATGTTCTTCTTACATCCTAA